In Neorhizobium galegae, the following proteins share a genomic window:
- a CDS encoding DUF763 domain-containing protein — MVQQAGSADLPLHGGRVPRWLGERMTKLGAVITQAIVIEYGRDELLRRLAHPFWFQSFGCVMGMDWHSSGITTSVLGALKRGLTPMAGELGIHVCGGRGQSSRKTPDELIAVGNRVGIDGSGLATTSRLVAKVDSAAVQDGFDLYLHGFIVTDDGKWVVVQQGMNGDKRQARRYHWISEGLKSFVDSPHAAIEGRGQGEIVNLADHRAEASRKGQLDLLATLGPDRIVREAIAIEPARKTKELAQPMLPHLIMPAHHDVREEDVNMRRLHGTLAAAADRGPEHFENLLLMPGVGARTVKALAMVAEVVHGAPCRFSDPARFSLAHGGKDRHPFPVPLKVYDETIKVMKSAVGKARLGREEELQALKRLDDQARQMERYVTGPDLKEIVAGEFRQSHEWGGRSVFGWEPPAEEAANFPESADHLKGS; from the coding sequence ATGGTTCAACAAGCAGGCAGTGCCGATCTCCCGCTTCACGGCGGCCGGGTTCCCCGGTGGCTCGGCGAGCGCATGACCAAGCTCGGCGCCGTCATCACCCAGGCGATCGTCATCGAATACGGCCGCGACGAACTGCTGCGGCGGCTGGCGCATCCCTTCTGGTTCCAGTCCTTCGGCTGCGTCATGGGCATGGACTGGCATTCTTCCGGCATCACCACCAGCGTTCTCGGCGCGCTGAAGCGCGGGCTGACGCCGATGGCCGGCGAACTCGGCATCCATGTCTGCGGCGGCCGTGGCCAGAGCTCCCGCAAGACGCCGGACGAATTGATCGCCGTCGGCAACCGCGTCGGCATCGACGGCAGCGGCCTTGCGACGACCAGCCGGCTGGTCGCCAAGGTGGATAGCGCCGCGGTGCAGGACGGGTTCGATCTTTACCTGCATGGCTTCATCGTCACCGACGACGGCAAGTGGGTCGTGGTGCAGCAGGGCATGAACGGCGACAAGCGCCAGGCGCGGCGCTACCACTGGATTTCGGAGGGCTTGAAGAGCTTCGTCGATTCCCCGCATGCGGCGATCGAGGGCCGTGGGCAGGGGGAGATCGTCAACCTCGCCGACCACCGTGCCGAAGCTTCCCGAAAGGGCCAGCTCGACCTGCTCGCGACGCTCGGGCCGGACCGGATCGTCCGCGAGGCGATCGCCATCGAGCCGGCTCGAAAAACGAAGGAACTGGCGCAGCCGATGCTGCCGCATCTGATCATGCCGGCCCATCACGATGTCCGCGAGGAGGACGTCAACATGAGGCGGCTGCATGGGACGCTGGCGGCGGCGGCCGATCGCGGGCCTGAACATTTCGAGAACCTGCTGCTGATGCCGGGCGTCGGCGCGCGGACGGTCAAGGCGCTCGCCATGGTCGCCGAGGTGGTGCATGGCGCGCCCTGCCGTTTTTCCGATCCGGCGCGCTTCTCGCTCGCCCATGGCGGCAAGGACCGGCATCCGTTTCCGGTGCCGCTGAAAGTCTATGACGAAACGATCAAGGTGATGAAGTCTGCGGTCGGCAAGGCCCGGCTCGGCCGCGAAGAGGAGTTGCAGGCGCTGAAGCGGCTCGACGACCAGGCCCGGCAGATGGAACGGTATGTGACAGGCCCGGACCTCAAGGAGATCGTCGCCGGCGAATTCCGCCAGTCGCACGAATGGGGCGGCCGCAGCGTCTTCGGCTGGGAGCCTCCGGCGGAGGAGGCTGCCAATTTTCCAGAATCAGCCGATCACTTGAAGGGATCATAA
- a CDS encoding cytochrome ubiquinol oxidase subunit I, with protein sequence MFETFDATLLARMQFAFTVSFHIIFPAFSIGLASYLAVLEGLWLWTKKVVYLELFDFWKTIFALAFGMGVVSGIVMSYQFGTNWSVFSDKVGPIIGPLMGYEVLSAFFLEAGFLGIMLFGRNRVGPGLHFFATLMVAVGTLISATWILSANSWMQTPQGFAMNDKGQFIPADWWAVIFNPSFPYRLVHMVLAAYLTTALVVGAVGGLHLLRRTAPLRASTMFSMAMWMLTLVAPIQIFAGDQHGLNTLEHQPVKVMAMEGHYQSHPDGAPLILFGLPNQAEQRIDYAIEIPKLSSLILKHSLDAPLKGLDTVPRELQPPVPIVFWSFRIMVGLGFAMLGLGLWSLYCRWRGRLYTSEWLHRAAMVMGPAGFVAVLAGWVTTEVGRQPYTVYGHLLTANSVSPIAAAAVGSSLVAFIIVYFLVFGAGTFYILRLMSRLPRDPSGDLGEGPIRTAGITPAPHTATLPAGGRHGH encoded by the coding sequence ATGTTCGAGACCTTCGACGCGACGCTGCTGGCGCGCATGCAGTTCGCCTTCACGGTCTCGTTCCACATCATTTTCCCCGCGTTTTCGATCGGGCTGGCGAGTTATCTCGCTGTGCTGGAAGGTCTTTGGCTGTGGACGAAAAAGGTCGTTTATCTGGAGCTGTTCGACTTCTGGAAGACGATTTTTGCCCTCGCCTTCGGCATGGGCGTCGTCTCCGGCATCGTCATGTCCTACCAGTTCGGCACCAACTGGAGCGTGTTCTCCGACAAGGTCGGCCCGATCATCGGCCCGCTGATGGGTTACGAAGTGCTGTCAGCCTTCTTTCTGGAGGCCGGTTTCCTCGGCATCATGCTGTTCGGCCGCAACCGCGTCGGCCCCGGCCTGCATTTCTTCGCGACGCTGATGGTCGCGGTCGGCACGCTGATTTCGGCCACCTGGATCCTTTCCGCCAACTCCTGGATGCAGACGCCGCAGGGTTTTGCGATGAACGACAAGGGCCAGTTCATCCCGGCCGACTGGTGGGCGGTCATCTTCAACCCGTCCTTCCCCTACCGCCTCGTCCACATGGTGCTCGCCGCCTATCTGACCACCGCCCTTGTGGTCGGCGCGGTCGGCGGCCTGCACCTTCTGCGCCGCACCGCCCCCTTGCGGGCCAGCACGATGTTCTCGATGGCCATGTGGATGCTGACATTGGTCGCCCCGATCCAGATCTTTGCCGGCGACCAGCACGGCCTCAACACGCTGGAGCACCAGCCGGTCAAGGTCATGGCGATGGAAGGCCACTACCAGAGCCATCCGGACGGCGCGCCGCTGATCCTCTTCGGCCTGCCGAACCAGGCCGAACAACGGATCGACTACGCAATCGAGATCCCGAAGCTTTCGAGCCTCATCCTGAAACACAGCCTCGATGCGCCGCTCAAGGGCCTCGACACGGTGCCGCGCGAATTGCAGCCGCCGGTACCAATCGTGTTCTGGTCCTTCCGCATCATGGTCGGCCTCGGCTTCGCCATGCTGGGCCTCGGCCTCTGGAGCCTTTACTGTCGATGGAGAGGCCGCCTCTACACCTCCGAATGGCTGCACCGGGCCGCGATGGTCATGGGGCCAGCCGGCTTCGTCGCCGTGCTCGCCGGGTGGGTGACAACCGAGGTCGGCCGCCAGCCCTATACGGTCTACGGCCACCTGCTGACCGCCAATTCCGTCTCGCCGATCGCGGCGGCGGCTGTGGGCTCCTCGCTGGTCGCCTTCATCATCGTCTATTTCCTCGTCTTCGGCGCGGGCACCTTTTATATCCTGCGGCTGATGTCCCGCCTGCCGCGCGATCCGAGCGGCGATCTCGGCGAAGGCCCGATCCGAACCGCCGGCATCACGCCGGCCCCGCATACCGCAACGCTCCCTGCAGGAGGCCGTCATGGTCATTGA
- a CDS encoding helix-turn-helix domain-containing protein has translation MQQMENDPVQAIATRLKIEREARGWSLAELAERSGVSKAMISKIERSEASPTATVLGRLSGAFGLPLSVLLALAERAQERVALQAEQPVWTDPETGYTRRAVSPANSPLELLDVSLPSGVRVPYPASAFAFQHQQIWVLSGRLDFQEGTVMHHLTEGDCLLLGPPADCVFFNPGKEPARYVVALTRR, from the coding sequence TTGCAGCAGATGGAGAACGACCCGGTCCAGGCGATCGCCACGCGGCTGAAGATCGAGCGGGAGGCGCGGGGCTGGTCGCTCGCCGAGCTTGCCGAACGCTCGGGCGTGTCCAAGGCGATGATCAGCAAGATCGAGCGCAGCGAGGCGAGCCCGACGGCGACCGTGCTCGGCCGGCTTTCGGGCGCTTTCGGCCTGCCGCTTTCGGTGTTGTTGGCGCTTGCCGAGCGGGCGCAGGAGCGCGTCGCGCTGCAGGCGGAACAGCCGGTCTGGACCGATCCGGAGACAGGTTATACCCGACGCGCCGTCTCCCCGGCCAATTCCCCGTTGGAGCTTCTGGACGTTTCGCTGCCTTCCGGCGTGCGCGTGCCCTATCCGGCATCCGCCTTCGCTTTCCAGCACCAGCAGATCTGGGTTCTGTCAGGCCGGCTCGATTTTCAGGAGGGGACGGTGATGCATCATCTCACAGAAGGCGATTGCCTTCTGCTCGGCCCGCCTGCCGATTGCGTCTTCTTCAACCCAGGCAAGGAACCGGCGCGTTATGTGGTGGCGCTGACCCGGCGCTAG
- the cydB gene encoding cytochrome d ubiquinol oxidase subunit II produces the protein MVIDLPFIWAAIIAFAVLAYVILDGFDLGVGILFPLFPEKRHRDVMMNSVAPVWDGNETWLVLGGGGLMAVFPLAYATILPALYAPIIAMLLGLIFRGVAFEYRWRTGRAQYLWNWAFAGGSFMAALAQGIALGALVQGIPVANRAYSGGWWDWLTPFSIATGLAVVIGYALLGSTWLVMKTTGDLRDKARGLSYIAALATLAAMAIFSLWTPFLEPLYLNRWFSWPTAIFSVIVPLLVLGCFWLLLTGLKNNRDSRPFLAALGLFILGYAGIGISFYPYIVPTSVTIWDAAAPDESLGFLLVGALILVPLILAYTSYAYWVFRGKVDPEEGYH, from the coding sequence ATGGTCATTGACCTTCCCTTCATCTGGGCGGCCATCATCGCCTTTGCGGTGCTTGCCTATGTCATTCTCGACGGATTCGACCTCGGCGTCGGCATTCTCTTCCCGCTGTTTCCGGAAAAACGCCATCGCGACGTGATGATGAACAGCGTCGCCCCGGTCTGGGACGGCAACGAGACCTGGCTGGTACTCGGCGGCGGCGGGCTGATGGCGGTCTTTCCGCTCGCCTACGCGACGATCCTGCCGGCACTCTACGCACCTATCATCGCCATGCTGCTCGGGCTGATCTTTCGCGGCGTCGCCTTCGAATATCGTTGGCGCACCGGCCGGGCGCAATATCTCTGGAACTGGGCCTTTGCCGGCGGCTCGTTCATGGCGGCGTTGGCTCAAGGGATCGCGCTCGGGGCGTTGGTACAGGGCATTCCGGTTGCAAACCGCGCCTATTCCGGTGGTTGGTGGGACTGGCTGACTCCCTTTTCGATCGCCACCGGCCTTGCGGTCGTCATCGGCTACGCACTGCTCGGCTCGACCTGGCTGGTGATGAAAACGACGGGCGACCTTCGCGACAAGGCCCGCGGCCTCTCCTACATCGCCGCCCTCGCGACGCTCGCCGCCATGGCGATCTTCAGCCTCTGGACGCCCTTTCTCGAGCCGCTCTATCTGAACCGCTGGTTCTCCTGGCCGACCGCGATCTTCAGCGTCATCGTGCCCCTGCTGGTCCTCGGCTGTTTCTGGCTTCTGCTCACGGGCCTGAAAAACAACCGCGATAGCCGCCCGTTCCTTGCAGCGCTCGGCCTTTTCATACTCGGTTACGCAGGCATCGGCATCAGCTTCTACCCCTATATCGTGCCGACATCCGTGACGATCTGGGATGCGGCGGCGCCGGACGAAAGCCTCGGCTTCCTGCTGGTCGGCGCGCTGATCCTGGTGCCGTTGATCCTTGCCTATACGAGCTATGCCTACTGGGTCTTCCGCGGCAAGGTCGATCCGGAAGAGGGTTATCACTGA
- a CDS encoding TetR family transcriptional regulator C-terminal domain-containing protein, with translation MNRRTYHRASEAERREDLIAATLDCIAEFGIQGATVRQIAMRAGVTGGLIRHYFSSKDQMLQAAYRKVMAGMTEAAVAAAIEGETARSRLRRFIVANVTPPVTDPRTLSLWAAFISHIQIDQSFAAIHRENYLSFLEALETLLSAFFVEEKRALSPAQCRTYAIGVNALVDGLWLEGTLAADTFAEHELAENALISVEALLRLQPGELSAEQR, from the coding sequence GTGAACCGCCGCACCTACCATAGGGCAAGCGAGGCCGAGCGGCGCGAGGACCTGATTGCCGCGACGCTCGATTGCATTGCCGAATTCGGCATCCAGGGCGCGACGGTCCGCCAGATCGCCATGCGCGCCGGCGTCACCGGCGGGTTGATCCGGCACTATTTCAGCAGCAAGGACCAGATGCTGCAGGCAGCCTACCGCAAGGTGATGGCCGGCATGACCGAGGCGGCGGTTGCTGCCGCGATCGAAGGCGAGACGGCCCGCTCGCGCCTGCGCCGCTTCATCGTCGCCAATGTGACGCCGCCGGTCACCGACCCGCGCACGCTGTCGCTCTGGGCCGCATTCATCAGCCATATCCAGATCGACCAGAGTTTCGCCGCCATCCACCGCGAAAACTATCTCTCTTTCCTTGAAGCTCTGGAGACGCTGCTGTCCGCCTTCTTCGTCGAGGAGAAGCGAGCACTGAGCCCCGCCCAATGCCGCACCTATGCGATCGGGGTCAACGCGCTCGTCGACGGCCTCTGGCTGGAGGGAACACTTGCGGCCGATACGTTTGCGGAACACGAACTCGCAGAAAATGCCCTGATCTCCGTGGAAGCGCTGCTGCGCCTGCAGCCCGGCGAGCTTTCGGCCGAACAACGATAG
- a CDS encoding phosphoribosyltransferase, translated as MSGLSPTFIDREDAGRQLAEAMQAAPLPDAVILALPRGGVPVAFEVAQRLGLPLDLLIVRKIGAPGHPEYGIGAVVDGREPHIVVNEEAARHFHVPPGYLAAEREHQLAEIERRHRMYFGEDEPSEHDHRGRDIILVDDGIANGVSIRAGIHALKDMGVASIRIAVPVAPRQLLESLQDEVDDIVCLSAPDRLEAVSLHYGDFRETTDQDVVRLLKEAHRLSRTLTH; from the coding sequence ATGTCCGGTCTAAGCCCAACCTTTATCGATCGCGAGGATGCCGGCAGGCAATTGGCGGAAGCAATGCAGGCGGCGCCGCTTCCTGATGCCGTGATCCTGGCCCTGCCGCGCGGCGGCGTTCCCGTCGCCTTCGAGGTGGCGCAACGTCTGGGGCTGCCGCTCGATCTCCTCATCGTTCGCAAGATTGGCGCGCCCGGTCATCCGGAATATGGGATCGGCGCCGTCGTCGATGGTCGGGAGCCGCATATCGTCGTCAACGAGGAGGCTGCTCGCCATTTCCACGTGCCGCCCGGCTATCTTGCGGCGGAACGTGAGCATCAGCTCGCCGAAATCGAGCGCCGTCACCGGATGTATTTCGGTGAGGATGAACCGAGCGAGCACGATCATAGGGGCCGCGACATCATTCTCGTCGACGACGGCATTGCCAATGGCGTTTCGATCCGCGCCGGCATCCATGCGTTGAAGGACATGGGGGTTGCATCGATCCGGATCGCGGTGCCGGTCGCGCCGCGTCAATTACTGGAATCCCTGCAGGATGAGGTGGACGACATTGTCTGCCTGTCGGCTCCAGACCGCCTGGAGGCGGTCAGCCTGCATTACGGCGACTTCAGGGAGACGACCGACCAGGACGTGGTGCGCCTTTTGAAGGAGGCTCACCGGCTCAGCCGCACCCTGACCCATTGA
- a CDS encoding LLM class flavin-dependent oxidoreductase: MTREIRFNAFDMNCVGHIQQGLWAHPRDQSHRYAQLRYWTDYAKRLEAGLFDGIFLADVLGVNDVFGGSNAAALRGAVQVPVNDPLLLVPAMAAVTEHLSFGVTANLTHEPPFVFARRMSTLDHLTGGRIGWNIVTGYLDSAAKAIGLDGMAAHDDRYDLADEYMEIMYRLWEGSWEDDAVVFDRANHVYADPAKVHKVHHRGKQYGIEAIHLCEPSPQRTPVLYQAGSSTRGRQFAATHAECVFVNGQKIEGVKGIVDDIRARAVEYGRNAEDVKVFVGATIVTARTEKEAREKFEDYRAYASSEGALVHAAGSLGIDFAKYDLDEPIETGKSSAIVSNVEAMNRTAGPQWTKRKLLEQMVLGSRQAPMVGSAEQIADNLVAWMDQAGVDGFNLSRTVVPECFDDIIELVIPILQERGLYKTAYREGPFREKLFGTPRLSERHIAARYRSMG; the protein is encoded by the coding sequence GTGACGCGCGAAATTCGTTTCAACGCCTTCGACATGAACTGCGTCGGCCACATCCAGCAGGGGCTTTGGGCACATCCGCGGGACCAGTCGCACCGTTATGCCCAGCTCCGATACTGGACGGATTATGCGAAGAGGCTGGAGGCCGGCCTGTTCGACGGCATATTCCTCGCCGACGTGCTCGGCGTCAACGACGTCTTCGGCGGCAGCAACGCGGCGGCTTTGAGAGGCGCAGTACAGGTGCCGGTCAACGATCCGCTGCTGCTGGTACCGGCCATGGCTGCCGTCACCGAACATCTCTCATTTGGCGTTACCGCCAACCTGACCCACGAACCGCCGTTCGTCTTCGCCCGCCGAATGTCGACGCTCGATCACCTGACGGGCGGCCGGATCGGCTGGAACATCGTCACGGGTTATCTCGACAGCGCCGCCAAGGCGATCGGCCTCGACGGCATGGCCGCCCATGACGACCGCTACGACCTCGCCGACGAATACATGGAGATCATGTACCGGCTCTGGGAAGGAAGCTGGGAGGACGACGCCGTGGTCTTCGACCGGGCGAACCACGTCTATGCCGACCCGGCCAAGGTCCACAAGGTCCACCACCGCGGCAAGCAATATGGCATCGAGGCGATCCATCTCTGCGAACCCTCGCCGCAGCGCACGCCGGTCCTCTATCAGGCCGGATCCTCGACCCGTGGCCGGCAGTTCGCCGCGACCCATGCCGAGTGCGTCTTCGTCAACGGCCAGAAGATCGAAGGCGTAAAGGGTATCGTCGACGATATCAGGGCTCGCGCCGTCGAATACGGCCGCAACGCCGAGGACGTCAAAGTGTTCGTCGGCGCCACGATCGTCACCGCCCGCACCGAAAAGGAAGCGCGCGAAAAGTTCGAGGACTATCGCGCCTATGCGAGCTCCGAAGGTGCGCTGGTGCATGCGGCCGGCTCGCTCGGCATCGACTTTGCAAAATACGATCTCGACGAACCGATCGAGACCGGCAAGAGCTCGGCGATCGTCTCGAACGTCGAGGCGATGAACCGCACCGCCGGGCCGCAATGGACCAAGCGCAAGCTGCTCGAACAGATGGTGCTCGGCAGCCGCCAGGCGCCGATGGTGGGTTCCGCAGAACAGATCGCCGACAATCTCGTCGCCTGGATGGACCAGGCCGGCGTCGATGGTTTCAACCTGTCGCGTACCGTCGTTCCGGAATGTTTTGACGATATCATCGAACTGGTGATCCCGATCCTGCAGGAACGCGGCCTCTACAAGACCGCCTATCGCGAAGGCCCCTTCCGTGAAAAACTGTTCGGAACGCCGCGGCTGTCGGAACGGCATATCGCCGCCAGATATCGCAGCATGGGATAA
- a CDS encoding pyridoxal phosphate-dependent aminotransferase, whose amino-acid sequence MRYASITDRLAHLGSGRWALHLTARRMQASGEDIIELTIGEPDVKPDKALLDEAARAMYAGRTRYSNGRGEPPVLKALVEKYSKRRPGVTERNFLCFPGTQTALYGVMTGLVEAGDGVLVGDPLYATYEGVIASTGAHMIPVPLRPEKKFHLQAEDLERAITPEARVLLLNTPHNPTGAVLTAAEIAAIGEVCRKHDLWIVSDEVYEQLIFEGTPFASPFDIPALAERTIAVSSISKSHAAPGFRSGWAAGPEEFCERLLPVSETMLFGVQPFISDMTAMALSQHFDTADVMRENYRRRARIVEKAFAGSNLVKPMPPEGGMFVLLDVTATGLNGEEFAWELLREEKVAVMPGTSFGDQAAGFLRISLTVPDDVVATAMERIADLAGRIASTARDRATTPMA is encoded by the coding sequence ATGCGTTATGCCTCGATCACCGACCGCCTCGCCCATCTCGGCTCCGGCCGCTGGGCACTCCACCTGACCGCCCGCCGCATGCAGGCATCAGGCGAGGACATCATCGAACTCACCATCGGCGAGCCGGACGTCAAGCCGGACAAGGCTCTGCTCGACGAGGCGGCGCGCGCCATGTATGCCGGCCGCACCCGTTATTCCAACGGCCGCGGCGAGCCGCCGGTGCTAAAGGCGCTTGTCGAGAAATATTCGAAGCGCCGGCCAGGTGTCACAGAGCGCAATTTCCTCTGTTTCCCCGGCACCCAGACCGCTCTCTACGGCGTCATGACCGGCCTCGTCGAAGCCGGCGACGGCGTACTCGTCGGCGATCCGCTCTATGCGACCTATGAAGGCGTCATCGCCTCCACCGGCGCGCATATGATCCCCGTGCCGCTGCGTCCGGAAAAGAAATTCCACCTGCAGGCCGAGGACCTCGAACGGGCGATCACGCCGGAGGCCCGCGTACTGCTCCTCAACACGCCGCACAACCCGACCGGCGCGGTGTTGACCGCCGCCGAGATCGCCGCGATCGGCGAGGTCTGCCGCAAGCATGACCTCTGGATCGTTTCGGACGAGGTCTATGAGCAGTTGATCTTCGAAGGCACGCCCTTCGCCTCGCCCTTCGACATTCCGGCACTGGCCGAACGTACCATCGCGGTCTCGTCGATCTCGAAATCTCACGCCGCCCCCGGCTTCCGTAGCGGCTGGGCCGCCGGCCCGGAAGAGTTCTGTGAAAGACTGCTGCCGGTGTCCGAGACCATGCTGTTCGGCGTGCAGCCCTTCATCTCCGACATGACCGCCATGGCGCTGTCGCAGCATTTCGACACCGCCGACGTGATGCGGGAAAACTATCGCCGCCGTGCCAGGATCGTCGAGAAGGCCTTTGCAGGCAGCAACCTCGTCAAGCCGATGCCGCCGGAAGGGGGCATGTTTGTCCTGCTCGACGTGACCGCCACCGGCCTCAACGGCGAGGAATTCGCCTGGGAACTGCTGCGCGAGGAGAAGGTCGCCGTCATGCCCGGCACCTCCTTCGGCGACCAGGCCGCAGGTTTCCTGCGCATCTCGCTGACGGTCCCGGACGATGTGGTTGCAACCGCCATGGAACGTATCGCCGACCTCGCCGGCCGCATCGCATCCACTGCGAGAGACCGCGCGACGACGCCGATGGCGTGA
- a CDS encoding MFS transporter: MSAATTLETPAEGRWSMLALLCLAVVLSFSCWFSANAIAPELKRAWSLSENAATWLTNGVQIGFVIGALAASLFNLPDLIRMNRLMAASALLAALSNAALALEPGPAGAIFCRMVTGFALAGVYPPALKLVSTWFISGRGLALAGVIGAITAGSSLPHLFRGMSSAVDWHNVVLLSSGATLVGAVVLLLFTREGPYPFGKALFDPRQIGRVLKDRNLLLVNGGYLGHMWELYAMWAWLLAYLTAALDKGGTGISSEASLLTFIAVASGVFGCFAGGVLSDRFGRTATTAGLMIVSGACALTIGFVFDGPFWLLALVVIVWGISIIGDSAQFSAAVTELADRNYIGTALSLQMGMGFALTIFMIWLMPHLAALLGGWRWTFVLLAVGPIFGAASMLILRGRPEAVRLAGGRR, encoded by the coding sequence ATGAGTGCCGCGACGACCTTGGAAACGCCGGCCGAAGGCCGCTGGTCGATGCTGGCTTTGCTGTGCCTTGCCGTCGTGCTCTCCTTCTCCTGCTGGTTTTCGGCAAACGCCATTGCGCCGGAGCTCAAGCGCGCCTGGTCGTTGTCCGAAAATGCCGCCACTTGGCTCACCAACGGCGTGCAGATCGGCTTCGTGATCGGCGCGCTGGCAGCAAGCCTCTTCAACCTCCCGGACCTCATCCGCATGAACCGGCTGATGGCGGCCTCCGCCCTGCTTGCTGCGCTCTCCAATGCCGCCTTGGCTCTGGAACCCGGCCCGGCCGGCGCCATCTTCTGCCGCATGGTCACCGGTTTTGCACTCGCCGGCGTCTATCCGCCGGCGCTGAAACTCGTCTCCACCTGGTTCATCTCCGGCCGCGGCCTGGCGCTGGCCGGCGTCATCGGCGCGATCACCGCCGGCTCGTCGCTGCCACATCTCTTCCGCGGCATGTCGTCGGCGGTCGACTGGCACAATGTCGTGCTGCTTTCGAGCGGTGCGACGCTGGTCGGCGCCGTTGTTCTCCTCCTCTTCACCCGTGAAGGCCCCTATCCATTCGGCAAGGCTCTTTTCGATCCCCGCCAGATCGGCCGGGTGCTGAAGGATCGCAACCTGCTCCTCGTCAACGGTGGTTATCTCGGCCATATGTGGGAACTCTATGCCATGTGGGCCTGGCTGCTTGCCTACCTGACCGCAGCACTCGACAAGGGTGGCACCGGCATCAGCAGCGAAGCCTCGCTGCTCACCTTCATCGCGGTTGCGTCGGGCGTCTTCGGCTGTTTCGCCGGTGGCGTGCTCTCGGACCGTTTCGGCCGCACCGCCACCACAGCCGGCCTGATGATCGTCTCCGGCGCCTGTGCGCTGACCATCGGCTTCGTTTTCGACGGCCCCTTCTGGTTGCTGGCGCTGGTGGTGATCGTCTGGGGGATTTCGATCATCGGGGATTCGGCGCAATTCTCCGCCGCCGTCACCGAACTTGCCGACCGCAATTACATCGGCACAGCGTTATCGCTGCAGATGGGCATGGGTTTCGCGCTGACGATCTTCATGATCTGGCTGATGCCGCATCTAGCCGCGCTGCTTGGCGGCTGGCGGTGGACGTTCGTTTTGCTGGCGGTCGGGCCGATCTTTGGAGCCGCCTCCATGCTGATCCTGCGCGGCAGGCCGGAAGCCGTCCGGCTCGCCGGCGGTAGGCGCTGA
- a CDS encoding tautomerase family protein, with protein MPHVIVKMIEGRSEEQKQALTAEVTKAVMTALGSAESSVSVAIQDFPRDAWTDKVYVPDIQGQPELVYKKPGYDPFK; from the coding sequence ATGCCCCATGTTATCGTCAAAATGATCGAGGGCCGCTCTGAAGAGCAGAAGCAGGCGCTGACGGCCGAGGTGACGAAGGCGGTCATGACCGCCCTCGGCTCTGCCGAGAGTTCCGTGTCGGTCGCAATCCAGGACTTTCCGAGGGACGCCTGGACGGACAAGGTCTACGTGCCGGATATCCAGGGGCAGCCGGAGCTTGTCTACAAAAAGCCCGGTTATGATCCCTTCAAGTGA